DNA sequence from the Orcinus orca chromosome 2, mOrcOrc1.1, whole genome shotgun sequence genome:
ACTTGGTTCACTGCTCGGACCTGCCACCGGACTATAGTTCCTCTGACTATGTGATGGCCGAGCTTCAGGGCTAGTGGGAGAGGAGCTCTGAGGAATACTGGCTGACACGGCAGAAACTACTGCTTGAGCAGAGGGCTGCTGCATCATGAAAGGCTTCTCATCAGGGCAGGGAACTACATCAGGGGATGCGGGGTTTTGGTTTTCAGGTGGCAAACTGGACAACTGTCCTGCTAGAGTTGACAGCTGGTTTAAAGGGTTGTCAACCATGAGTTCTTGGGGGTCCCTTGGCAGGCCACCAGCTGGTGTGGGTTTTGCCATACTTTCATAGGAGTCAGTCTGGATATTCGGGATTTCATGGGTAAAGTCATTAAGGTAGTCTGGCTTCTGAACCACCATGGAAGGTGGGCTTAAGTTGATTAGTGCTCGTCTGCTATAGCCCAGATTGcttgttttcttctgtaaaacCCCCCACATCTTCTTGCTGCTTAAGGAAGACCTAGTACCTTTAATTGGTACCATTTTATGCTTGCGCCTTCGATGATGCGACAGGTTACTTCGATCACTGCAGCGGAAGGAACACAATTCAcatttatatggtttttctcctgtatgggaACGCATATGGGCTTCCAGATGACGCTCATAAGCAGATGCAAATGGACATAAGTGACATCTATGAGGTTTCTCACCTGTGTGGATTCTAATGTGTTCAATGAGCCGTGCGGTGCCTTTGCTGGCATAGTTGCAGTACCGACACTTGAGCTTCCCATCAAAGGTCCTTTCAAACCCGTCTACTAACATTCCTGAGTTTTCATCCAGGGAAACTTCAACAGATGGGTGATCAAGTCCATTTTGATCACCATCTGTTCCAGCTCCCTGAAGAGCCTCTGCTCCTTTGTCCCCACTAACTGATCCAGAAATCATGTTGACATGATGGGTCTGCTGAGTCAGGTATTCCTGGAAATCTTTCACAAAGTCCAAAGGCTCTGGTTTCTTTTCACccatctttgctttttattttttttaattttttttttttttagtttacagTTCGTTATACCTTTTCACCCCAAATCAGTTCCTCCTTTTTCTTGCCACTCCAACATGGATGAAATGTAGAGTAATCGAAATTTACTCTGGAGATACACCAAAGGACTCCAAAAGGCCATGGAGGGAATTTCAACTAAAATTGAAAAGCCATACAGAGGTCTCCTGACAGGCGCACCGAGTAACCCCTACCGCCTTGTTCAACGCCGCTGCTGTCGCCGTCGCCCCCGCCGTCTTCGTCACCGCCGCCATGTTTGTTGTGTCTCCTGTCTGTGCTCTGCTTTTAATACACACGatctctcagggcttccctggtggtgcagtggttgagagtccgcctgccgatgcaggggacacgggttcgtgccccggttcgggaagatctcacatgccgcagagcggctgggcccatgagccatggcctctgagcctgcgcgtccggagcctgtgctccgcaacgggagaggccgcaacagtgagagccctgcgtaccgagaaaaaaaaaaaaaaaaaaaaaaaccacgatCTCATTTCCCTGCAATAACCCTCCAGGGTAGATCTTTTAATAAtgctcattttacatatgagaaaatggATTCTGCAGGAGGCCAGGTAATGAGCCTTCCACTAGTAAGGGGAAAAACTGAGACTCAGCCCCTCTCTTTCTGACTCCAGAACCtcagcttttaattttacttccctgcttttcttccttaatgtCTTCTTCATGCTTTCCTTTAGTTATCTTGCACAGTTTCTAACTTCTTGAGTTGACCATTAACTTTCATTTTTCGTATTTATTAATAAATCCATTTATAGATATAAATCTACCTCTGAGCCTGCTTTATCAGCATAAACTATGTTTTGTTATGTGGAATTCTCAATGTCATttttgctaaatatttatttctttctcttttgacatgagatatttagaattttattttcccaGTGAGTAAGATTTCTCAtgttgttgtttatatatttgtaaataatattaGTTTTATTGTATTGTAATAAAAGCGTAATATTTCCTATTTCTACATTTTAGAATTTACTGAGTTATCtaatatataatttgttttcaaaaacattCTATAGATCTCTAAAAGACAGTGTAGTGTTTGTGAGCACTATGGTACCtattaaatccattttttttaaaatgtagtttgaaTTCTCCTATACTTGATCTGTCAAAGTTAGAGATATAGGTGAGCTGTTTCCTAAGAAAATTGACTTTCTTAGTGACTCTCTCCTCGCTTCCAACGATTCTTGTGTTATTTATGTCAATATGGTGTTATTTATTTAGATAAAGCTCCATTATTATCATAGCTATATTATGGCTATATatcttttataaa
Encoded proteins:
- the LOC101272328 gene encoding zinc finger protein Pegasus-like is translated as MGEKKPEPLDFVKDFQEYLTQQTHHVNMISGSVSGDKGAEALQGAGTDGDQNGLDHPSVEVSLDENSGMLVDGFERTFDGKLKCRYCNYASKGTARLIEHIRIHTGEKPHRCHLCPFASAYERHLEAHMRSHTGEKPYKCELCSFRCSDRSNLSHHRRRKHKMVPIKGTRSSLSSKKMWGVLQKKTSNLGYSRRALINLSPPSMVVQKPDYLNDFTHEIPNIQTDSYESMAKPTPAGGLPRDPQELMVDNPLNQLSTLAGQLSSLPPENQNPASPDVVPCPDEKPFMMQQPSAQAVVSAVSASIPQSSSPTSPEARPSHSQRNYSPVAGPSSEPSAHTSTPSMGNSQPSTPAPTLPVQDPQLLHHCQHCDMYFADNILYTIHMGCHGYENPFQCNICGCKCKNKYDFACHFARGQHNQH